Proteins encoded by one window of Chitinophagaceae bacterium:
- a CDS encoding Rpn family recombination-promoting nuclease/putative transposase, which translates to MKAKYVDPFTDFGFKKIFGEEASKPLLMDFLNALLPNEEKIIDLTLKNNEHLGQGFVDRKVIYDIYCENQKGEKCIVEIQKAKQNYFKERTVYYSTFPIREQAEKGGWDFQLKAVYCIGILDFTFNDYKTESEKKEVVHTIQLKDQHGKTFYDKLTFIYLEVPNFKKTETELTTRLDKWLYFIKHLEDFQTIPTIIGDEIFTHAFEKASLAKFSEKDIYNYEMSLKGYRDYYNTIDYAFGEGKIEGKIETKVESGLEMLEEGIPGTTIQKVLKLTDTQMQVLTTGWKNKLPVVEIINALVTLP; encoded by the coding sequence ATGAAAGCAAAATATGTAGATCCTTTTACAGACTTTGGGTTTAAGAAAATCTTTGGTGAAGAAGCGAGTAAGCCATTGTTAATGGATTTTCTGAATGCTTTATTGCCGAATGAAGAGAAGATAATAGATTTGACGTTGAAGAATAATGAACATTTGGGACAGGGATTTGTTGACAGAAAAGTCATTTATGATATTTACTGTGAGAATCAAAAGGGAGAAAAGTGTATTGTAGAAATACAAAAGGCAAAGCAAAACTATTTCAAAGAGAGAACAGTTTATTATTCCACTTTTCCCATAAGAGAACAAGCAGAAAAAGGAGGATGGGATTTCCAATTAAAAGCGGTCTATTGTATAGGAATCTTGGACTTTACTTTTAACGATTACAAAACAGAATCTGAAAAAAAAGAAGTAGTGCATACCATACAATTAAAAGACCAACACGGTAAGACATTTTATGATAAGTTAACTTTCATATATCTTGAAGTTCCTAATTTCAAAAAGACAGAAACAGAACTCACAACCCGTTTGGATAAGTGGTTATATTTTATTAAACACTTAGAGGATTTTCAGACCATTCCAACCATTATAGGGGATGAGATTTTTACTCATGCATTTGAGAAAGCATCGCTTGCAAAATTCAGCGAAAAAGATATATATAATTATGAAATGAGCTTGAAAGGTTATAGGGATTATTATAATACCATTGACTACGCTTTTGGAGAAGGAAAAATAGAAGGAAAAATAGAAACGAAAGTTGAATCGGGATTAGAAATGTTAGAAGAAGGTATACCAGGGACAACCATTCAAAAAGTTCTAAAACTCACAGATACACAAATGCAAGTGCTCACGACGGGATGGAAAAATAAACTCCCTGTGGTAGAAATTATAAATGCTTTAGTAACATTACCATAA
- a CDS encoding adenosine kinase, producing MKKKKYDVFGIGNAVVDVVVSVEDSFLKKYNIEKGIMTLIDAERQKQLLDSLFIQEDMMQAAGSSGNTLIGLHQFGGTAYFACKLGNDHFGKFYLKTLKDYKITTNMRDDNTFDEPTAKCLVMVTEDAQRTLNTFLGTSATFSKNEINQNELIHAKYLYMEGYLVSTDLGLDAMKYAKNIAEKSNVKTALSFSDTSMVKYFSNRLEEVIGASVDVLFCNVEEALIYTKKNSLLEAREELKKIAKTFVITMGANGSMLFDGDTFIDIEPYPVIAVDTVGAGDLFAGAFLFSITHKHSFIEAGKIASLASSKLVETYGPRITDKQVEFILQHIHK from the coding sequence ATGAAAAAAAAAAAATACGATGTTTTTGGGATAGGGAACGCAGTAGTAGATGTGGTGGTTTCCGTAGAGGATAGTTTTTTAAAAAAGTATAACATTGAAAAAGGAATTATGACTTTGATAGATGCAGAGAGGCAAAAACAACTTCTGGATTCTTTGTTTATACAAGAAGATATGATGCAAGCCGCTGGCTCCTCTGGAAATACATTAATAGGATTACATCAATTTGGAGGAACAGCTTACTTCGCATGTAAATTAGGGAATGACCATTTTGGAAAATTCTACCTAAAAACACTGAAAGATTATAAAATAACAACAAATATGAGAGACGATAACACTTTTGATGAACCCACAGCAAAGTGCTTAGTTATGGTGACCGAAGATGCCCAAAGAACTCTGAATACATTTTTAGGAACAAGTGCTACTTTTTCAAAAAATGAAATCAACCAAAATGAACTTATACATGCAAAATACCTCTACATGGAAGGTTACCTTGTTTCTACCGACCTCGGATTAGATGCTATGAAATATGCTAAAAATATTGCAGAAAAATCAAACGTAAAGACAGCTCTTTCATTCTCCGATACCAGTATGGTAAAATATTTTAGCAATAGGTTAGAAGAAGTTATTGGAGCTTCCGTAGATGTATTATTTTGTAATGTAGAAGAAGCTCTCATCTATACAAAAAAAAACTCTCTTTTAGAAGCAAGAGAAGAACTAAAAAAAATAGCAAAAACATTTGTAATTACTATGGGAGCAAATGGCTCTATGCTATTTGATGGTGATACTTTTATTGATATTGAACCATACCCTGTTATAGCAGTAGATACCGTAGGAGCAGGTGATTTATTTGCTGGAGCGTTCCTCTTTAGTATTACTCATAAACATTCTTTCATAGAAGCAGGAAAAATAGCAAGCTTAGCATCTTCAAAATTGGTAGAAACATACGGACCAAGAATTACAGACAAACAAGTAGAATTTATATTACAACATATACATAAATAA